Proteins encoded together in one Bosea sp. (in: a-proteobacteria) window:
- a CDS encoding aspartate aminotransferase family protein, giving the protein MAPAPVSASQSVLVPTYARAPVAFERGEGPWVIATDGTRYLDFGAGIAVNALGHAHPHLVETLTRQAGKIWHTSNLYGAPDGERLARRLCEATFAERVFFTNSGAEANECAIKMARKYHAAKGHPERFRIITFEGAFHGRTLATIAAGGQQKYIDGFGPKVEGFDHVPFDDEKALRAAITPETAALMIEPVQGEGGLRVVPARFLKLLRELCDEHGLILIFDEIQTGVGRTGAFFAHERSGVTPDIMSIAKGIGGGFPMGACLATEEAASGMTLGTHGTTFGGNPLAMAVGNAVLDVVLAPGFIETVGQVALRLKQSLAELKDRHPEIIAEIRGEGLMLGLKLNTPNTDFIDEARAQGLLVVGAGDNVVRLLPPLIIGEAEVVEAVSRLDKAASAIEAGLKRPAAE; this is encoded by the coding sequence ATGGCTCCCGCCCCCGTTTCCGCCAGCCAGTCCGTGCTCGTGCCGACCTATGCCCGCGCCCCCGTCGCCTTCGAGCGCGGCGAAGGCCCCTGGGTGATCGCCACGGACGGGACGCGCTATCTCGATTTCGGCGCCGGCATCGCGGTCAACGCGCTCGGCCATGCCCATCCGCATCTGGTCGAGACGCTGACGCGCCAGGCCGGCAAGATCTGGCACACCTCGAACCTCTACGGCGCGCCCGACGGCGAGCGGCTGGCGCGCAGGCTCTGCGAGGCGACCTTCGCAGAGCGCGTGTTCTTCACCAATTCGGGCGCCGAGGCGAATGAATGCGCCATCAAGATGGCGCGGAAATACCACGCCGCGAAGGGCCATCCCGAGCGCTTCCGCATCATCACCTTCGAAGGCGCCTTCCATGGCCGGACGCTGGCGACCATCGCCGCCGGCGGCCAGCAGAAATACATCGACGGCTTCGGCCCCAAGGTCGAGGGCTTCGACCACGTGCCCTTCGACGACGAAAAGGCGCTGCGCGCCGCGATCACGCCCGAAACCGCGGCGCTGATGATCGAGCCGGTCCAGGGCGAGGGCGGCCTGCGCGTGGTGCCGGCCCGCTTCCTCAAGCTCCTGCGCGAGCTTTGCGACGAGCACGGGCTCATCCTGATCTTCGACGAGATCCAGACCGGCGTCGGCCGCACCGGCGCGTTCTTCGCCCATGAGAGGTCCGGCGTGACCCCGGACATCATGTCGATCGCCAAGGGCATCGGCGGCGGCTTCCCGATGGGCGCGTGCCTGGCGACCGAGGAGGCGGCCTCGGGGATGACGCTGGGCACCCACGGCACCACCTTCGGCGGCAACCCGCTCGCCATGGCGGTCGGCAACGCCGTGCTCGACGTGGTGCTGGCGCCGGGCTTCATCGAGACCGTCGGGCAGGTCGCGCTTCGGCTGAAGCAGTCGCTGGCCGAGCTCAAGGACCGGCATCCCGAAATCATCGCCGAGATCCGCGGCGAGGGGCTGATGCTCGGCCTCAAGCTCAACACGCCGAACACGGACTTCATCGACGAGGCCCGCGCCCAGGGCCTGCTCGTCGTCGGCGCCGGGGACAATGTGGTGCGCCTCCTGCCGCCGCTGATCATCGGCGAGGCCGAGGTCGTGGAAGCCGTGTCACGCCTCGACAAGGCGGCTTCCGCCATCGAGGCCGGGCTGAAGCGTCCCGCCGCCGAATAA
- the argF gene encoding ornithine carbamoyltransferase, with product MTRHFLDLSDFSGTELRAILRAGEEIKARRRTPAAAGDRLLEGKVVATIFEQPSLRTRVSFDVGIRELGGSPMMVTGHEIELGERETIADTARVLSRYVDAIVIRILDHASLVEMARYATVPVINGLTKRQHPCQVMADVMTFEQRKGPIEGKRIAWTGDTNNVLTSWIHAAGRLDFELAVATPEELSPPPALIAWAEKQGARIKLTHRPEEAVEGADCVITDCWVSMGDEEGTRHNLLRPYQVDDRLMERTGKEAIFMHCLPASRGEEVTDAVMDGPQSAVFDEAENRLHAQKGILAWCFGAVAA from the coding sequence GTGACGCGCCATTTCCTCGATCTTTCCGATTTCTCCGGCACCGAGCTGCGCGCGATCCTGCGCGCGGGCGAGGAGATCAAGGCGCGACGCCGCACGCCCGCCGCCGCCGGAGACCGGCTGCTCGAGGGCAAGGTCGTCGCGACCATCTTCGAGCAGCCTTCGCTACGCACGCGCGTCTCCTTCGATGTCGGCATCCGCGAGCTCGGCGGCTCGCCGATGATGGTCACCGGCCACGAGATCGAGCTCGGCGAGCGCGAGACCATCGCCGATACCGCCCGCGTGCTCTCGCGCTATGTCGACGCGATCGTGATCCGCATCCTCGACCATGCTTCGCTGGTCGAGATGGCGAGATATGCCACCGTCCCGGTGATCAACGGGCTGACCAAGCGCCAACACCCCTGCCAGGTCATGGCCGACGTCATGACCTTCGAGCAGCGCAAGGGCCCGATCGAGGGCAAGCGCATCGCCTGGACCGGCGACACCAACAATGTGCTGACCTCCTGGATCCATGCCGCCGGCCGGCTCGATTTCGAGCTTGCCGTCGCGACGCCCGAGGAGCTTTCGCCGCCGCCCGCCCTGATCGCCTGGGCCGAGAAACAGGGCGCCAGGATCAAGCTGACCCACCGGCCCGAGGAGGCGGTGGAAGGCGCCGATTGCGTCATCACCGATTGCTGGGTCTCGATGGGCGACGAGGAAGGCACCCGCCACAACCTGCTGCGGCCCTATCAGGTCGACGACCGGCTGATGGAGCGCACCGGGAAGGAGGCGATCTTCATGCACTGCCTGCCGGCCTCGCGCGGCGAGGAGGTGACGGATGCGGTGATGGACGGCCCGCAATCGGCGGTGTTCGACGAGGCCGAGAACCGGCTGCATGCGCAGAAGGGCATCCTGGCGTGGTGCTTCGGCGCGGTGGCGGCCTGA
- a CDS encoding Hsp33 family molecular chaperone, which yields MAADTAGSDDRVLPFAVPELDVRGRVVRLGPAIDTILDRHGYPEPVSRVLGEAAALTVLLGTALKFEGRFQLQTKSDGAIPMMVVDFNAPDNFRAVARIDEARLVESIALDKVSTGELLGEGHLAMTVDQGTAATRYQGIVALKGQSLEEAAHQYFRQSEQIPTRVRLGVGTLSTGGRPQWRAGGILVQFMPHSPERLRAADIHPGDAPEGHEILAGGDPDGIADDAWMEARSLVETVEDHELLDPTLESERLLYRLFHERGARVFEPVRVREDCSCSRERVLAMLRGFSADDRRAMIADDGKLGVTCEFCSRRYSFDPAEVEDGLAGS from the coding sequence ATGGCCGCCGACACAGCCGGGTCCGACGACCGGGTCCTGCCCTTCGCCGTGCCCGAGCTCGACGTGCGCGGCCGCGTCGTCAGGCTGGGGCCTGCGATCGACACGATCCTCGATCGCCATGGTTACCCCGAGCCGGTCTCGCGCGTGCTGGGGGAGGCTGCGGCGCTCACCGTGCTGCTCGGCACGGCGCTGAAGTTCGAGGGCCGCTTCCAGCTCCAGACCAAGAGCGACGGCGCCATCCCGATGATGGTGGTCGACTTCAACGCGCCCGACAATTTCCGCGCCGTCGCCCGGATCGACGAGGCCAGGCTCGTCGAGTCGATCGCGCTCGACAAGGTCTCGACCGGTGAGCTCCTGGGAGAGGGCCATCTCGCCATGACGGTCGACCAGGGCACGGCCGCGACCCGCTACCAGGGCATCGTCGCGCTGAAGGGCCAGAGCCTGGAGGAGGCGGCGCACCAGTATTTCCGCCAATCGGAGCAGATCCCGACGCGGGTCCGGCTCGGCGTCGGCACGCTCAGCACGGGCGGGCGCCCGCAATGGCGCGCCGGCGGCATCCTGGTCCAGTTCATGCCGCATTCGCCGGAGCGCCTGCGCGCCGCCGACATCCACCCCGGCGACGCGCCCGAGGGCCACGAGATCCTCGCCGGCGGCGACCCGGACGGTATCGCCGACGACGCCTGGATGGAGGCGCGCTCGCTCGTCGAGACGGTCGAGGACCACGAATTGCTCGATCCGACGCTGGAGAGCGAACGGCTGCTCTACCGCCTGTTCCACGAGCGCGGCGCCCGCGTCTTCGAGCCGGTTCGCGTGCGCGAGGATTGCAGCTGCTCGCGCGAGCGCGTGCTGGCGATGCTGCGGGGCTTCTCTGCGGATGATCGCCGGGCGATGATCGCCGACGACGGCAAGCTCGGCGTCACCTGCGAGTTCTGCTCGCGGCGCTATTCCTTCGACCCGGCCGAGGTCGAGGACGGGCTTGCGGGATCGTAG
- the argE gene encoding acetylornithine deacetylase yields MTASAQAGQRLTPLEMLARLVAFDTVSDRSNLPLIAFVEDYLAGWGVPSRRFPNAAGDKAALFATIGPQDRGGIVLSGHTDVVPVAGQAWSRDPFTLHVAEGRAYGRGAVDMKGFLALALALVPDFLAADLQTPIHLFLSYDEEVTCLGVVDGIAAMGRTLPRPRAVIVGEPTMLDICDAHKGVRTFHTVVRGVAAHSSKPERGASAVHAGALLAAELDRMAEEARARPDRNARFDPPYDTIHVGTFHGGIARNILADRAEMSWEIRTLPASDPQAGPARFAALADKVVARMRRTAPGAAIETAMTSDVPGLAPDPGSEAERLAMRLSGRNHTIAVAYATEAGHFQQAGLPTVVCGPGSIDQAHQPDEYITLDELAAGEAFMRRLMAECRAG; encoded by the coding sequence TTGACCGCCTCCGCCCAAGCCGGGCAGCGCTTGACGCCGCTCGAGATGCTCGCCCGCCTCGTCGCCTTCGACACGGTGAGCGACAGGTCGAACCTGCCGCTGATCGCTTTCGTCGAGGATTATCTCGCCGGCTGGGGCGTCCCCTCCCGGCGCTTCCCGAACGCTGCCGGCGACAAGGCGGCGCTCTTCGCCACCATCGGCCCGCAGGATCGCGGCGGCATCGTGCTCTCCGGCCATACCGACGTCGTGCCGGTGGCAGGCCAGGCCTGGAGCCGCGATCCCTTCACGCTGCATGTCGCGGAGGGCCGCGCCTATGGCCGCGGCGCCGTCGACATGAAGGGCTTCCTCGCGCTCGCGCTGGCGCTGGTGCCGGATTTCCTGGCAGCGGACCTCCAGACGCCGATCCACCTCTTCCTGTCCTATGACGAGGAGGTCACCTGCCTCGGCGTCGTTGACGGCATCGCCGCGATGGGCAGGACCCTGCCGCGGCCGCGCGCCGTCATCGTCGGCGAACCGACGATGCTCGACATCTGCGACGCGCATAAGGGCGTGCGCACCTTCCACACGGTGGTCAGGGGCGTCGCGGCGCATTCCTCCAAGCCCGAGCGCGGCGCCAGCGCCGTCCATGCCGGAGCGCTGCTCGCAGCCGAGCTCGACCGGATGGCCGAGGAGGCGAGAGCGCGGCCGGACCGGAACGCGCGCTTCGACCCGCCCTACGATACGATCCATGTCGGCACCTTCCATGGCGGCATCGCCCGTAACATTCTGGCCGACCGCGCCGAGATGTCCTGGGAGATCCGCACCCTGCCTGCTTCCGATCCGCAGGCCGGCCCGGCCCGTTTCGCGGCGCTGGCCGACAAGGTCGTGGCCCGCATGCGCAGGACGGCGCCGGGCGCGGCGATCGAGACGGCGATGACCTCGGACGTTCCGGGCCTGGCGCCCGATCCGGGCTCCGAGGCCGAGCGGCTGGCCATGCGGCTTTCGGGCCGCAACCACACCATCGCGGTCGCCTATGCCACCGAGGCCGGGCATTTCCAGCAGGCGGGGCTGCCGACCGTGGTCTGCGGCCCCGGCTCGATCGACCAGGCGCATCAGCCGGACGAATACATCACGCTGGACGAGCTCGCGGCGGGCGAGGCCTTCATGCGCAGGCTGATGGCGGAGTGCCGGGCGGGGTAG
- the apaG gene encoding Co2+/Mg2+ efflux protein ApaG, with amino-acid sequence MYQAQTHGVRVSAAPRFMEAESSPAQGRYFWAYAIEIVNLSTRTVQLMTRHWFITDGRGEVHEVRGEGVVGKQPVLRPGESFSYTSGCPLTTPDGSMHGFYAMQDESGEIFDVEVPLFPLDSPYVKKVLH; translated from the coding sequence ATGTATCAGGCCCAGACGCATGGCGTGCGCGTGAGCGCGGCGCCGCGCTTCATGGAGGCGGAATCCTCGCCCGCGCAGGGCCGCTATTTCTGGGCCTATGCGATCGAGATCGTGAATCTCTCGACGCGGACCGTGCAGCTGATGACGCGGCATTGGTTCATCACCGACGGGCGCGGCGAGGTCCATGAGGTGCGCGGCGAGGGCGTCGTCGGCAAGCAGCCGGTGCTGCGGCCGGGCGAGAGCTTCAGCTACACCTCCGGCTGCCCGCTGACGACGCCGGATGGCTCGATGCACGGCTTCTACGCCATGCAGGACGAGAGCGGCGAAATCTTCGATGTCGAGGTGCCGCTCTTCCCGCTCGATTCCCCCTATGTGAAGAAGGTTCTGCATTGA
- a CDS encoding 2'-deoxycytidine 5'-triphosphate deaminase — translation MATSPDMLAEIAGETGSLAGKAGVLPRQDIRILVKRGMVRSISGEFAESQYQPASLDLRLGHKAYRVRASFLPGPQKSVAQVLGELTQDEMSLENSAILEKNCVYVVELMESLEDLPATISAFANPKSSTGRLDVFTRLIADRSEVFDTIPGGYSGKLYAEISPSSFSIRVRKGSRLNQLRFRRRGSMQEEATGFRLSDKELQKVHDETPLVDGPATIRNGLVFSIHLAGAHAGDTIGYQAQRYTDVIDVDRVGAYAIDDFWTPITAKANKRLILDPHQFYILASKEKLHIPSGYAAEMAPIDPTMGEFRVHYAGFFDPGFGVGAGGMPGSRGVLEVRSHEVPFVLEDGQVVGRLAFERMAAEPDALYGAIGTSNYQGQALKLSKHFKS, via the coding sequence ATGGCGACATCCCCCGACATGCTGGCCGAGATCGCCGGAGAGACGGGCTCCCTGGCGGGCAAGGCCGGCGTGCTGCCACGCCAGGACATCCGCATCCTGGTCAAGCGCGGCATGGTCCGCTCGATCTCGGGGGAATTCGCCGAGAGCCAGTACCAGCCGGCGAGCCTCGATCTGCGTCTCGGCCACAAGGCCTATCGCGTCCGCGCCAGCTTCCTGCCGGGGCCGCAGAAGAGCGTCGCGCAGGTGCTCGGCGAGCTGACCCAGGACGAAATGTCGCTGGAAAACAGCGCGATCCTCGAAAAGAACTGCGTCTATGTCGTCGAGCTGATGGAATCGCTCGAGGACCTGCCGGCGACGATCTCCGCCTTCGCCAATCCGAAGAGCTCGACCGGCCGCCTCGACGTCTTCACCCGGCTGATCGCCGACCGCAGCGAGGTTTTCGACACGATCCCCGGCGGCTATTCCGGCAAGCTCTATGCCGAGATCTCGCCGTCGAGCTTCTCGATCAGGGTGCGCAAGGGCAGCCGCCTCAACCAGCTGCGCTTCCGCCGGCGCGGCTCGATGCAGGAGGAGGCGACCGGCTTTCGCCTGAGCGACAAGGAGCTCCAGAAGGTTCACGACGAAACGCCGCTCGTCGACGGCCCCGCGACGATCCGCAACGGGCTCGTCTTCAGCATCCACCTCGCCGGCGCCCATGCCGGCGACACCATCGGCTACCAGGCCCAGCGCTACACCGACGTCATCGACGTCGACCGCGTCGGCGCCTATGCGATCGACGATTTCTGGACGCCGATCACCGCCAAGGCCAACAAGCGCCTCATCCTCGATCCGCACCAGTTCTACATCCTGGCCTCGAAGGAGAAGCTGCATATTCCGTCGGGATACGCGGCCGAGATGGCGCCGATCGACCCGACCATGGGCGAGTTCCGCGTGCATTATGCCGGCTTCTTCGATCCGGGCTTCGGCGTGGGGGCGGGCGGCATGCCCGGCAGCCGCGGCGTGCTCGAGGTGCGCAGCCACGAGGTGCCGTTCGTCCTGGAAGACGGGCAGGTCGTCGGACGCCTCGCCTTCGAGCGGATGGCGGCCGAGCCCGACGCCCTCTACGGGGCGATCGGAACCTCCAACTACCAGGGCCAGGCCCTAAAGCTGTCCAAGCACTTCAAGAGCTGA
- a CDS encoding methyl-accepting chemotaxis protein yields MAFSLFNRDSASAQLEAIHRSQAVIEFDTSGTILAANGNFLAATGYQLSEIVGRHHAIFLPKEQTETPDYKAFWTALRQGEPQEGQFLRIGKDGEPVWLQAIYAPVLGHGGKPVKIVKFATDITAQKAEIANSEAQIAAIRKSQAVIEFDLDGIVLDANDNFLNTLGYRLEEIKGQHHRLFVAREQHDSDEYRRFWAKLGRGEYDEGQYLRIGKGGRRVWIQATYSPILDSAGRPYKVVKFASDITERRREQEALQQTVAETQQVVAAAKQRDLNPRIGLSDKNGDLRDLCEGVNALIETLCDVVTTTADISGKLATGSSAINQDSRNLAQRTEEQASSLEETAATTEELAASVKQSAARAQDATELGDKANAVANRGGDIVTSAISAMERIERASSNIAEIINVIDTIAFQTNLLALNAAVEAARAGDAGRGFAVVASEVRALAQRSSDSANDIKKLITDSAEEVAAGVKLVQEAGAALTDIMQSSQQVSTALADISIASQEQANGIDEVAKVVAHLDEMTQQNATMVEQSQSVAGTLEESAKRLQALVTSFQIPNERLAGPAEAEPAPTAPARLQRKVLRAMSGGRDEWSEF; encoded by the coding sequence ATGGCTTTCAGCCTCTTCAACCGGGATTCCGCTTCTGCACAGCTCGAGGCGATCCATCGCTCGCAAGCGGTGATCGAGTTCGACACGTCGGGTACGATCCTCGCAGCGAACGGGAATTTCCTCGCGGCGACGGGTTATCAGCTTTCGGAGATCGTCGGCCGCCACCATGCCATCTTCCTGCCCAAGGAGCAGACCGAGACGCCGGACTACAAGGCGTTCTGGACCGCGCTGCGCCAGGGCGAGCCGCAGGAAGGCCAGTTCCTGCGCATCGGCAAGGATGGCGAGCCGGTCTGGCTCCAGGCGATCTACGCGCCCGTGCTGGGACATGGCGGCAAGCCGGTCAAGATCGTGAAGTTCGCGACCGACATCACGGCCCAGAAGGCCGAGATCGCCAATTCGGAAGCCCAGATCGCCGCGATCCGTAAATCGCAGGCGGTGATCGAGTTCGATCTCGACGGCATCGTCCTCGACGCCAACGACAATTTCCTGAATACGCTCGGCTACCGCCTCGAAGAGATCAAGGGCCAGCATCACCGCCTGTTCGTCGCGCGCGAGCAGCATGATTCGGACGAATACAGGCGCTTCTGGGCCAAGCTCGGCCGCGGCGAATATGACGAGGGCCAGTATCTGCGGATCGGCAAGGGCGGCCGCCGGGTCTGGATCCAGGCGACCTACAGCCCGATCCTCGATTCGGCCGGCCGGCCCTACAAGGTCGTCAAGTTCGCCTCCGACATCACCGAGCGCCGCCGCGAGCAGGAAGCGCTGCAGCAGACGGTCGCGGAGACGCAGCAGGTCGTGGCCGCGGCGAAGCAGCGCGACCTCAACCCGCGCATCGGCCTTTCGGACAAGAACGGCGACCTGCGCGATCTCTGCGAAGGCGTGAATGCGCTGATCGAAACGCTCTGCGACGTCGTGACGACGACCGCCGACATCTCCGGCAAGCTCGCCACCGGCTCGTCGGCGATCAACCAGGACAGCCGCAACCTCGCCCAGCGCACCGAGGAGCAGGCCAGCAGCCTGGAGGAGACGGCCGCGACGACCGAGGAGCTCGCAGCCTCCGTCAAGCAGAGCGCGGCGCGGGCGCAGGATGCCACCGAGCTCGGCGATAAGGCCAATGCCGTCGCCAATCGCGGCGGCGACATCGTCACCTCGGCGATCTCGGCGATGGAACGCATCGAGCGGGCCTCCTCCAACATCGCCGAGATCATCAACGTCATCGACACGATCGCCTTCCAGACCAATCTGCTGGCCCTCAACGCTGCGGTCGAGGCGGCGCGCGCCGGCGATGCGGGCCGTGGCTTCGCGGTCGTCGCCTCTGAGGTCAGGGCGCTCGCCCAGCGCTCCAGCGATTCCGCCAACGACATCAAGAAGCTGATCACGGATTCGGCCGAGGAGGTCGCTGCCGGTGTCAAGCTGGTGCAGGAAGCCGGTGCCGCGCTGACCGACATCATGCAGTCGTCCCAGCAGGTCTCGACCGCGCTCGCCGACATCTCGATCGCCTCGCAGGAGCAGGCGAACGGGATCGACGAGGTCGCCAAGGTCGTGGCTCATCTCGACGAGATGACGCAGCAGAACGCCACGATGGTCGAGCAGAGCCAAAGCGTCGCCGGGACGCTCGAGGAATCCGCCAAGCGGCTGCAGGCGCTGGTCACCTCTTTCCAGATCCCGAACGAGCGGCTGGCCGGGCCGGCCGAGGCGGAGCCGGCGCCGACCGCTCCCGCCAGGCTGCAGCGGAAGGTCCTGCGCGCGATGAGCGGCGGCCGCGACGAGTGGTCGGAATTCTGA
- a CDS encoding GGDEF domain-containing protein yields the protein MLNTTFSGEDDLLQLKVEITTLGCNTSATIRAMVALTAKRLGGGVVEDFWRDLMRDARARGRLGDEIDAGQFRAALSQWLVELFPREPVDPALFLLRQSEVGALHARMQIPMWLSLHVTRALKRGICGNLQHTRLSQDEFVQAILYVSGVLDVASAAIAIAHIGGLERALRAEEALREVSIDDDFRAEREKQKASLAEWAQGVFLEAHRADGGDGMLPLSRSEFGLWFFHRAQLLFGRSSEYAAIAGLVEEADAHVRQLGDGEDGPGRHGHLREIRQITGQINNLLSLQFSHAFDIGNARDPLSRLLNRRFLRAAISREVALRRRTGRAFSVIMLEISQFRALRERLGETGADTLVQQTAAMLLNAVRSSDSVFSMGRETFLILRVGADAQEATAFARGIVERYAATHFSIDGQTLLENTLNVGVIEYDGHPDPRRLVDQVADALRRETGSG from the coding sequence ATGCTGAATACAACCTTCTCAGGAGAAGACGATCTACTACAACTAAAAGTTGAAATAACCACCTTGGGTTGCAACACCTCGGCGACGATCCGCGCGATGGTGGCGCTCACCGCCAAACGCTTGGGCGGCGGCGTGGTCGAGGATTTCTGGCGCGACCTCATGCGAGACGCGCGCGCGCGGGGCCGGCTCGGCGATGAGATCGACGCCGGGCAGTTTCGCGCCGCCCTGTCGCAATGGCTCGTCGAACTCTTTCCCAGGGAGCCCGTCGATCCGGCGCTATTCCTCTTGCGCCAGTCCGAGGTCGGGGCGCTGCATGCGCGCATGCAGATCCCGATGTGGCTGAGCCTGCACGTCACCCGCGCGCTCAAGCGCGGCATCTGCGGCAACCTCCAGCACACGCGGCTGTCGCAAGACGAATTCGTGCAGGCGATCCTGTATGTGTCCGGCGTCCTCGACGTCGCGAGCGCGGCGATAGCGATCGCCCATATAGGCGGGCTGGAACGCGCGCTGCGGGCGGAGGAAGCGCTCCGCGAGGTTTCGATCGACGACGATTTCCGGGCCGAACGGGAAAAGCAGAAGGCCTCGCTGGCCGAATGGGCTCAAGGCGTCTTCCTCGAAGCCCATCGCGCTGATGGCGGCGACGGCATGCTGCCGCTGAGCCGCTCCGAATTCGGCCTGTGGTTTTTCCATCGCGCGCAGCTGCTCTTTGGCCGCTCGAGCGAATATGCCGCGATCGCGGGACTGGTCGAGGAGGCCGACGCCCATGTCCGGCAGCTCGGCGATGGCGAGGACGGCCCCGGCCGCCACGGCCATCTCAGGGAGATCAGGCAGATCACCGGGCAGATCAACAACCTGCTGAGCCTCCAGTTCAGCCATGCCTTCGACATCGGCAACGCCCGGGACCCGCTGTCGCGGCTGTTGAACCGGCGCTTCCTGCGCGCCGCGATTTCGCGCGAGGTCGCGCTGCGCCGCAGGACGGGCCGGGCCTTCTCGGTGATCATGCTCGAGATCTCGCAGTTTCGCGCGCTGCGGGAACGTCTCGGCGAAACGGGCGCCGACACACTCGTCCAGCAGACGGCCGCGATGCTGCTCAATGCCGTGCGATCGAGCGACTCCGTCTTCAGCATGGGCCGGGAAACCTTCCTGATCCTGCGCGTCGGCGCGGATGCCCAGGAGGCGACGGCCTTCGCCCGCGGCATCGTCGAGCGCTATGCGGCGACCCATTTCTCGATCGACGGCCAGACGCTTCTCGAGAACACGCTGAATGTCGGCGTCATCGAATATGACGGCCACCCCGATCCGCGCCGCCTCGTCGATCAGGTCGCCGACGCCCTGCGCCGGGAGACGGGGAGCGGCTGA
- a CDS encoding glycosyltransferase family 4 protein — protein sequence MICIAAAVLAAVLCMGLRPLLQRYALARPNARSSHKIPTPQGGGIAVLIGAFAALGAALWLTPVEGEAARAVLALALATAGLAVVGAWDDIRPLPASLRLVLQAACVGFVLLRVAPGLRLFPEVLPLPVERGLALLAGLWFVNLVNFMDGLDWITAAGIVPLTGALALAGMAGVIDPVTGWLAAALCGGLIGFAPFNRPVARLFLGDVGSLPIGLVTAYLLYRLAGAGAFTAALILPLYHITDATITLLRRLARGEKVWQAHRSHFYQQATANGFSVIAVVGRVALLNLALAAIAGITVIWPAPWVQLACLALAALMTGLLLRRFATGPRHG from the coding sequence ATGATCTGCATCGCCGCCGCCGTTCTGGCGGCGGTGCTGTGCATGGGCCTGCGCCCGCTGCTCCAGCGCTATGCGCTCGCCCGGCCGAACGCCCGCTCCAGCCATAAGATTCCGACGCCGCAGGGCGGCGGCATCGCCGTCCTGATCGGCGCCTTCGCCGCGCTCGGCGCCGCGCTCTGGCTCACCCCGGTCGAGGGCGAGGCGGCCCGCGCCGTGCTCGCGCTCGCGCTCGCCACGGCGGGGCTCGCCGTCGTCGGCGCCTGGGACGACATCAGGCCGCTGCCGGCGAGCCTCCGGCTCGTCCTGCAGGCGGCCTGCGTCGGTTTCGTGCTGCTGCGCGTCGCGCCGGGCTTACGCCTGTTCCCGGAGGTGCTGCCGCTTCCGGTCGAGCGGGGGCTCGCGCTTCTGGCGGGGCTGTGGTTCGTCAACCTCGTCAACTTCATGGACGGGCTCGACTGGATCACCGCCGCCGGCATCGTGCCGCTGACGGGGGCGCTGGCGCTCGCCGGCATGGCGGGTGTGATCGACCCGGTGACGGGCTGGCTTGCCGCCGCGCTCTGCGGCGGCCTCATCGGCTTTGCGCCTTTCAACCGGCCGGTCGCCCGGCTCTTCCTCGGCGATGTCGGCTCGCTGCCGATCGGCCTCGTCACCGCCTATCTGCTCTACCGCCTCGCGGGAGCCGGCGCTTTCACCGCCGCGCTGATCCTGCCGCTCTATCACATCACTGACGCGACGATCACGCTGCTGCGCCGCCTCGCCCGGGGCGAGAAGGTCTGGCAGGCGCATCGCTCGCATTTCTACCAGCAGGCGACGGCGAACGGCTTCAGCGTGATCGCGGTGGTCGGCCGGGTCGCCCTGCTCAACCTCGCGCTCGCGGCGATCGCCGGCATTACGGTGATCTGGCCGGCGCCATGGGTCCAGCTCGCCTGTCTGGCGCTCGCCGCCCTCATGACCGGCCTGCTGCTGCGCCGTTTCGCGACAGGCCCCCGGCATGGCTAG